The Flavobacterium praedii genome window below encodes:
- a CDS encoding DUF1599 domain-containing protein, which produces MNTTSQEYDNVIAYCRSLFINKMKDYGSAWRILRLPSLTDQIFIKAQRIRSLQENEIRKIDEDETGEFIGIINYSIMALIQLELGVVDQPDLDTEKAIQLYDAKVALTKQLMENKNHDYGEAWREMRVSSLTDLILQKLLRVKQIEDNKGKTIVSEGIDANYQDMINYSVFALILMNFKK; this is translated from the coding sequence ATGAATACTACTTCGCAAGAATATGATAACGTGATCGCTTATTGCCGCTCACTGTTCATCAACAAAATGAAAGATTACGGTAGCGCTTGGCGCATATTGAGACTTCCCTCTTTAACCGATCAAATTTTCATAAAAGCCCAAAGAATCAGAAGTTTGCAGGAAAACGAAATCCGAAAAATAGATGAAGATGAAACTGGAGAATTCATTGGTATCATCAATTATTCTATTATGGCTTTGATCCAATTGGAATTAGGAGTAGTCGACCAACCCGATTTGGATACAGAAAAAGCAATTCAATTATATGATGCTAAAGTAGCGTTGACCAAACAATTAATGGAAAATAAAAATCACGATTATGGAGAAGCTTGGCGCGAAATGCGGGTAAGCTCATTAACGGATTTAATTTTACAAAAATTACTTCGTGTCAAACAAATTGAAGACAATAAAGGAAAAACGATAGTTTCAGAAGGAATTGATGCCAATTATCAAGACATGATTAACTATTCCGTTTTTGCACTTATCCTAATGAACTTCAAGAAGTAA
- a CDS encoding sulfite exporter TauE/SafE family protein: MSMDLVGLIVAGLVVGFIVGMTGVGGGSLMTPILLWFGIPPSTAVGTDLLYAAITKSGGVYVHNKKKNINWTITGWLTLGSVPAALLTLWILHNLKTDLEVLNKVIKYSLGWALLFTSVAIIFKKKLLVFSQKHAGDKFHSESKTQNLLTVAIGVMLGATVTLTSIGAGALGTVTLFFLYPLLPTPKLVGTEIAHAVPLTLVAGLGHASMGNLDLNILGHLLLGSLPGIYLGSMLSGKLPDLLLRNAIAVMLFYVGFKLVA, from the coding sequence ATGTCTATGGATTTAGTGGGATTAATTGTTGCAGGATTAGTAGTTGGTTTTATTGTTGGGATGACAGGTGTAGGTGGTGGTTCTTTAATGACACCGATTTTATTATGGTTTGGGATACCGCCCTCAACAGCGGTTGGAACCGATTTGTTATATGCAGCTATTACAAAATCTGGAGGTGTATATGTACACAACAAGAAAAAAAATATTAACTGGACCATAACAGGTTGGCTAACATTGGGTAGCGTACCCGCTGCTTTGTTGACCTTGTGGATTCTTCATAATTTGAAAACAGACCTGGAGGTTCTGAATAAAGTTATAAAATATAGCTTGGGATGGGCATTATTATTTACATCGGTTGCTATTATTTTTAAAAAGAAGTTATTGGTGTTTTCGCAAAAACATGCAGGTGATAAATTTCATAGTGAGAGTAAAACTCAGAATTTATTAACCGTTGCTATAGGTGTAATGTTAGGGGCAACAGTAACGCTGACTTCAATTGGTGCAGGTGCCTTAGGAACAGTAACTTTATTTTTTCTATATCCTCTATTACCCACTCCAAAATTAGTGGGGACAGAAATTGCACATGCAGTACCTTTAACACTGGTTGCTGGCTTGGGACATGCATCAATGGGAAATTTGGATTTAAATATATTGGGACATTTATTACTAGGTTCATTGCCAGGAATATATTTAGGTAGTATGTTGAGCGGAAAACTGCCTGATTTATTGCTTAGAAATGCAATTGCTGTAATGCTGTTTTATGTTGGTTTTAAGTTGGTAGCCTAA
- the rlmH gene encoding 23S rRNA (pseudouridine(1915)-N(3))-methyltransferase RlmH, which yields MNIKLIAIGKTDNKALQTLIEDYTKRLSFYIKFDLEIIPDIKNVKNLSESQQKEKEGELILSKITPTDQLILLDENGKTFSSVAFSAELQKKMNSGVKTLVFVIGGPYGFSDTVYAKANGKISLSLMTFSHQMVRLFFIEQLYRGFTILRNEPYHHQ from the coding sequence ATGAACATCAAACTGATCGCCATCGGTAAAACCGACAATAAAGCATTACAAACCTTAATTGAAGATTATACTAAGCGTTTGTCTTTCTATATTAAATTTGATTTAGAGATTATTCCAGACATCAAAAACGTAAAAAACTTATCCGAAAGTCAACAAAAAGAGAAAGAAGGCGAGCTTATTCTGTCTAAAATTACACCTACTGATCAACTTATTTTATTAGACGAAAATGGAAAAACTTTTTCGAGCGTAGCCTTTTCTGCCGAATTGCAAAAAAAAATGAATTCAGGTGTAAAAACTTTAGTATTTGTCATAGGCGGTCCTTACGGCTTCTCGGATACTGTTTATGCCAAGGCAAATGGAAAAATATCACTTTCTTTAATGACTTTTTCGCATCAAATGGTGCGGTTGTTTTTTATAGAACAATTGTATCGTGGTTTTACAATTTTGAGAAACGAACCGTATCACCACCAGTAA
- the folP gene encoding dihydropteroate synthase — MNCKGQLVDLSTPKVMGILNVTPNSFFDGGKYTNEKELLDRAEKILSEGADFIDVGAYSSKPSAEFVSEEEEILRIVPVVKLVLKYFPNCILSIDTFRAEVARVCIENGAAIINDISAGKLDDKMLETIAKYNVPYIMMHMRGTPQTMQTHTQYEAIIKEMLFYFSERIAAARAFGINDLIIDPGFGFAKTLDQNYEVLRKLELFEMLDLPLLAGVSRKSMIYKTLNSNAEMALNGTTVLNTIALTKGAKILRVHDVKEAVECVTLFNKLN; from the coding sequence ATGAACTGTAAAGGACAACTCGTAGACTTGTCGACGCCAAAAGTAATGGGGATTTTGAATGTAACTCCCAATTCTTTTTTTGACGGAGGAAAATATACAAATGAAAAGGAACTTCTGGATCGAGCTGAAAAAATTTTGAGCGAAGGTGCTGATTTTATTGATGTTGGAGCCTATTCGAGTAAACCCAGTGCTGAGTTTGTTTCGGAAGAAGAAGAGATTTTGAGAATAGTTCCTGTTGTGAAATTAGTGCTAAAATATTTTCCGAATTGCATTTTGTCAATTGATACGTTTCGAGCAGAAGTTGCTCGTGTTTGCATCGAAAATGGTGCGGCTATCATCAATGATATTTCAGCAGGAAAGCTAGACGATAAAATGTTGGAAACCATCGCAAAATATAATGTTCCTTACATCATGATGCACATGAGAGGAACACCGCAAACAATGCAAACACATACTCAATATGAAGCTATAATTAAGGAAATGTTGTTTTATTTTTCGGAACGAATTGCTGCAGCTAGGGCTTTTGGAATTAATGATTTAATTATAGATCCTGGTTTTGGTTTTGCTAAAACATTAGACCAAAATTATGAAGTTTTACGAAAACTAGAATTGTTTGAAATGCTAGATTTACCTTTATTAGCAGGAGTTTCAAGGAAATCAATGATTTATAAAACGTTGAATTCGAATGCTGAAATGGCGTTGAATGGCACTACAGTTTTGAATACGATTGCTTTGACCAAAGGGGCAAAAATCCTTCGGGTTCACGATGTGAAAGAAGCGGTGGAGTGTGTTACTTTATTTAATAAACTAAATTAA
- the dnaK gene encoding molecular chaperone DnaK: MGKIIGIDLGTTNSCVSVMEGNEAVVIPNAEGKRTTPSIIAFVEGGEIKVGDPAKRQAVTNPTKTIASIKRFMGHSFAEITNEAKRVSYSVVKGDNNTPRVDIDGRLYSAQELSAMTLQKMKKTAEDYLGQTVTEAVITVPAYFNDAQRQATKEAGEIAGLKVMRIINEPTAAALAYGLDKKGKDQKIAVYDLGGGTFDISVLELGDGVFEVLSTNGDTHLGGDDFDHEIIDWLANEFLTEEGIDLRLDPMSLQRLKEAAEKAKIELSSSAETEINLPYVTATASGPKHLVKKLTRAKFEQLTDSLVKRSMAPVAKALKDAGLSVSDIDEVILVGGSTRMPRIADEVEKFFGKKASKGVNPDEVVAIGAAIQGGVLSGDVKDVLLLDVTPLSLGIETMGGVMTTLIESNTTIPTKKSQVFSTAADSQPTVEIHVLQGARAMAADNKTIGRFHLDGIPPAPRGVPQIEVTFDIDANGIIKVSATDKGTGKSHDIRIEASSGLTAEEIERMKKDAEANADADKIAKERAEKLNEADGMIFQTESQLKELGTKLSDDNKVAIEYALTELRMAHQSQDIPAIQTALDNINAAWKTATEAMYAQGEQGQAAAEPQAQAQGDNVEDVEFEEVK; this comes from the coding sequence ATGGGTAAAATAATCGGAATTGATTTAGGTACAACAAACTCTTGTGTTTCTGTAATGGAAGGTAATGAAGCAGTAGTAATCCCTAATGCTGAAGGAAAAAGAACAACACCATCTATCATCGCTTTTGTTGAAGGTGGAGAAATTAAAGTAGGTGATCCTGCAAAAAGACAAGCAGTAACTAATCCAACTAAGACTATTGCTTCTATCAAACGTTTTATGGGTCATTCTTTTGCTGAAATTACAAATGAAGCAAAAAGAGTATCTTATTCAGTTGTAAAAGGGGACAACAATACACCACGTGTGGATATTGATGGTCGTTTGTACTCTGCTCAAGAATTGTCAGCTATGACACTTCAAAAAATGAAAAAAACAGCTGAAGACTATTTAGGTCAAACAGTTACAGAAGCAGTTATTACTGTTCCTGCTTACTTTAATGATGCACAACGTCAAGCTACAAAAGAAGCTGGTGAAATTGCTGGTCTTAAAGTAATGCGTATTATCAACGAACCAACTGCTGCAGCTTTGGCTTACGGTTTGGACAAAAAAGGTAAAGATCAAAAAATTGCTGTTTACGATTTAGGTGGAGGTACATTTGATATCTCTGTTCTTGAATTAGGAGACGGAGTTTTTGAAGTATTATCTACAAATGGTGATACTCACCTTGGAGGAGATGATTTTGACCACGAAATTATTGACTGGTTGGCTAACGAATTTTTAACTGAAGAAGGTATTGATTTACGTTTAGATCCAATGTCTTTGCAACGTTTGAAAGAAGCTGCTGAGAAAGCAAAAATTGAATTGTCATCTTCTGCTGAAACTGAAATTAACTTACCATATGTAACTGCTACAGCTTCAGGACCAAAACACTTAGTTAAAAAATTAACTAGAGCTAAATTTGAGCAATTAACAGATTCATTAGTAAAACGTTCTATGGCACCAGTTGCTAAAGCGTTGAAAGATGCAGGTTTATCTGTTTCGGATATTGACGAAGTTATCTTAGTTGGAGGATCTACTCGTATGCCAAGAATTGCTGACGAAGTGGAGAAATTCTTTGGTAAAAAAGCGTCTAAAGGAGTTAACCCTGATGAAGTAGTTGCAATTGGAGCTGCTATTCAAGGTGGAGTTCTTTCTGGAGATGTAAAAGATGTATTGTTACTTGACGTTACACCTTTGTCTTTAGGTATCGAAACTATGGGTGGAGTTATGACTACATTGATTGAGTCTAACACAACTATTCCAACAAAAAAATCTCAAGTATTCTCTACTGCTGCTGATTCTCAACCAACTGTTGAAATTCACGTATTGCAAGGAGCTAGAGCAATGGCTGCAGATAACAAAACTATCGGTCGTTTCCATTTAGATGGTATTCCACCAGCACCAAGAGGAGTTCCTCAAATTGAAGTAACTTTTGATATTGATGCAAATGGTATCATCAAAGTTTCTGCAACTGACAAAGGAACTGGTAAATCTCACGATATTCGTATCGAAGCTTCTTCTGGATTAACAGCTGAAGAAATCGAAAGAATGAAAAAAGATGCTGAAGCTAATGCTGATGCTGACAAAATCGCTAAAGAAAGAGCTGAAAAATTGAACGAAGCAGACGGAATGATTTTCCAAACTGAGTCTCAATTGAAAGAACTTGGAACTAAATTATCTGATGATAACAAAGTAGCTATCGAATATGCATTGACTGAATTGAGAATGGCACACCAATCTCAAGACATTCCTGCAATTCAAACAGCTCTTGACAACATTAATGCAGCTTGGAAAACAGCTACAGAAGCAATGTACGCTCAAGGAGAACAAGGTCAAGCTGCTGCAGAGCCACAAGCACAAGCGCAAGGAGACAATGTTGAAGACGTTGAATTCGAAGAAGTAAAATAA